In a single window of the Bradyrhizobium erythrophlei genome:
- a CDS encoding potassium transporter Kup — MTVPHPGEVAHTKGLPIAATLGALGVVYGDIGTSPLYALKEAAKAATHGGPLTHEAILGVVSLILWALVLIISVKYALLILRADNRGEGGIVALLALLSARNARPGTWRAQLLIVGLVGAALLYGDGAITPAISVLSAVEGLKVDAPSLAPAVMPLTVIILIGLFVVQRKGTGFIGNIFGPVMLGWFFVIALLGIYGIVRAPDVLAAVSPLYAFNFLIHQDFHISFAILGAAFLAVTGGEAMYADMGHFGQVPIRLAWFAVALPALVLNYFGQAALLITDASTLESPFYQLAPDWAHYPLVAFATVATVIASQAIISGVFSLTQQAIQLGFLPRMQIWHTTSHTIGQIYVPVVNWLLAVATLGAVIGFGTSDALAGAYGIAVSLLMAITTLLAALVALQWGYHPIVVIPVNGFFFIIDLIFFAANSTKLFEGGWFPLALAGAVAFLMLTWRSGARLVERARSNLRQPEADLIETATSGCPARLPGTAVFLASAANGVPLALTQFIRHNHVMHERIILLTVLIEETPRIADENRVEVIEVIKGITRVILHFGFMESNITIAAGLQAACDQGKICGIDPANITYYVGRETIIPSDEVVGMAVWRETLFAFLQHNAKGSATFFGVPARQVVEFGTEIEI; from the coding sequence ATGACTGTTCCTCACCCGGGTGAAGTGGCACACACCAAAGGTCTTCCGATTGCCGCCACACTGGGCGCGCTCGGCGTCGTCTATGGCGACATCGGCACAAGTCCTCTCTATGCGCTGAAGGAAGCGGCCAAGGCGGCCACCCATGGCGGCCCGCTCACCCATGAGGCGATCCTCGGAGTGGTGTCGCTGATCCTCTGGGCGCTGGTCCTGATTATTTCAGTTAAATATGCGCTGCTTATTTTGCGCGCCGACAACCGCGGCGAAGGCGGGATCGTTGCGTTGCTGGCGCTGCTCTCTGCCAGGAATGCGCGGCCCGGAACGTGGCGCGCGCAACTCCTGATCGTCGGCCTCGTTGGTGCGGCGTTGCTTTATGGTGACGGCGCCATCACGCCGGCCATCTCCGTGCTCAGCGCCGTTGAAGGCCTGAAGGTCGATGCGCCGTCGCTGGCGCCTGCCGTGATGCCACTCACCGTCATCATCCTGATCGGGCTTTTCGTCGTGCAACGGAAAGGCACCGGCTTCATCGGCAATATATTCGGGCCGGTGATGCTCGGTTGGTTTTTCGTGATTGCATTGCTGGGCATCTACGGCATCGTCCGAGCTCCCGATGTCCTCGCCGCCGTGAGCCCGCTTTATGCCTTCAATTTTCTGATCCACCAGGATTTTCACATCAGCTTCGCCATTCTCGGCGCCGCCTTTCTCGCCGTGACCGGCGGCGAAGCCATGTATGCCGATATGGGACACTTTGGTCAGGTGCCAATCCGGCTTGCATGGTTTGCGGTTGCCCTGCCTGCCCTCGTGCTCAACTACTTCGGACAGGCCGCGCTGCTGATCACTGACGCGAGCACGCTCGAGAGTCCATTCTATCAGCTTGCGCCAGACTGGGCGCACTACCCGCTTGTTGCTTTCGCAACCGTTGCGACGGTGATCGCCTCGCAGGCGATTATCTCAGGCGTGTTTTCGCTGACGCAGCAGGCGATCCAGCTCGGCTTCCTGCCGCGCATGCAGATTTGGCACACGACCAGTCACACGATCGGCCAGATTTATGTGCCCGTTGTGAACTGGCTGCTTGCGGTGGCGACGCTGGGCGCCGTGATTGGCTTCGGCACATCCGACGCGCTCGCGGGCGCCTATGGAATCGCGGTGTCACTGCTGATGGCGATCACTACGCTGCTTGCGGCGCTGGTCGCACTGCAATGGGGCTACCATCCGATCGTCGTCATCCCGGTCAACGGCTTCTTTTTTATCATCGACCTCATCTTCTTTGCGGCGAATTCGACCAAACTGTTTGAGGGCGGCTGGTTTCCGCTTGCGCTCGCGGGCGCCGTTGCATTCCTGATGCTGACCTGGCGAAGCGGCGCCAGGCTTGTCGAAAGGGCCCGTAGCAATTTGCGTCAGCCGGAAGCAGACCTGATCGAGACCGCCACCAGCGGATGCCCGGCGCGACTACCCGGTACCGCCGTGTTTCTTGCATCCGCGGCCAATGGCGTGCCGCTCGCGCTGACGCAATTCATCCGGCACAATCACGTGATGCACGAGCGTATTATACTCCTCACTGTCCTTATCGAGGAGACGCCGCGTATCGCCGACGAGAACCGGGTGGAAGTGATTGAAGTGATCAAGGGAATTACACGCGTCATTCTCCACTTCGGCTTCATGGAAAGCAACATCACGATCGCAGCAGGATTGCAGGCCGCCTGCGATCAAGGAAAAATATGCGGCATCGATCCTGCAAATATCACTTATTATGTTGGCCGCGAGACGATCATCCCGAGTGACGAAGTCGTGGGCATGGCAGTCTGGCGCGAGACTCTCTTCGCATTTCTGCAGCACAACGCCAAAGGCTCCGCAACCTTCTTCGGCGTGCCCGCGAGACAAGTGGTCGAATTTGGCACTGAGATCGAGATTTGA
- a CDS encoding FadR/GntR family transcriptional regulator — MPKADDFGPSNNHVAREIARLIVTGVWHEGSTLPREIELASQFDVSRTSIRESLSILKAKGLIAARQKAGTHVRERVNWNMLDAELLEWTWALRPIEDFAQQLLQVRRIVEPEACALCAERGSDADLARIERAYREMDAAGMDSRAYSEPDLRFHRGILTATGNDFLVAFGATVEAALRMSFELSTLNPGAPRKSLPYHRAILDEIWARNPDGARRAMHRLMELTERNIVTALSRRKAEHIAVMMASK; from the coding sequence TTGCCGAAAGCAGATGACTTCGGTCCGTCCAATAACCACGTCGCCCGCGAAATCGCGCGACTGATCGTGACGGGCGTCTGGCATGAGGGATCGACGTTGCCTCGCGAAATCGAGCTCGCCTCGCAATTCGATGTCAGCCGCACCTCGATCCGGGAGTCGTTGTCCATCCTCAAAGCCAAGGGCCTGATTGCAGCCAGGCAAAAAGCCGGCACGCATGTTCGCGAGCGCGTCAACTGGAACATGCTGGACGCGGAGTTGCTGGAATGGACTTGGGCGTTGCGCCCGATCGAGGATTTCGCCCAGCAATTGCTTCAGGTACGCCGGATCGTGGAGCCCGAAGCCTGCGCTTTATGTGCCGAACGCGGCTCCGATGCCGACCTTGCCCGGATCGAGAGGGCCTATCGCGAGATGGATGCGGCCGGCATGGACAGCCGCGCCTATTCCGAACCGGACCTTCGCTTCCACCGCGGTATCCTCACTGCGACAGGCAATGACTTCCTGGTCGCCTTCGGTGCAACCGTCGAGGCCGCGCTACGCATGTCTTTCGAACTATCTACCCTTAATCCCGGTGCGCCGCGCAAGAGCTTACCCTATCACCGCGCCATTCTCGACGAAATCTGGGCTCGCAATCCCGACGGCGCCCGGCGCGCGATGCACAGACTGATGGAATTGACCGAGCGCAACATCGTCACAGCCTTGTCGCGCCGAAAGGCTGAGCATATTGCGGTGATGATGGCGTCGAAGTAA
- a CDS encoding ABC transporter substrate-binding protein: MSSNKSLDLAPIVSRRKLLQVSAAALGAAAFPMPAIAQAKPFAGVTLHGASFQHRFFTLLQNYIPEFEQQTGMKVDLQLSAFPVYNQQANLELSSGGSAYDFVNVTFFLAARWVAAGLLANLDELTSDPNLTPPDWNPKDFVDGAQVPYRDAKGTTYGYSWEGGAMVMGLSRMDLMEKKGLKIPKTFAELQQVCAEINGTGNVNGIVSFQLHHWCLPPYIQGFGGNVFRNPPADIMPTLNTPEAIQAVEYYATLLKSAPRGVLTYTEDQARQSLLTGRSNIFIHSSSWITPTLLSDESKVKDTARIVRMPAGPVHDFPASNSQGLGIPKNARNRKAAWEFIKWALSPEISMRLFKEHGHSSVCRRSVIESETYRKLNTVNGQDLGALYLEVLELPAKGENYMAYRTVKEFPVVGDVINKAVEQVVTGQLTGAAAMNAAQEQAVANLRRSGTAL, from the coding sequence ATGAGCAGCAACAAATCGCTCGATCTTGCACCCATCGTCAGCCGCCGAAAGCTGCTACAGGTAAGTGCAGCCGCACTCGGCGCCGCTGCGTTTCCGATGCCTGCAATTGCGCAGGCAAAACCCTTTGCAGGCGTGACGCTGCACGGCGCTTCCTTCCAGCATCGCTTCTTCACGTTGCTGCAGAACTATATCCCTGAGTTTGAGCAGCAGACGGGCATGAAGGTCGATCTGCAGCTCTCGGCTTTCCCTGTCTACAACCAGCAGGCAAATCTGGAATTGTCGTCCGGCGGCTCGGCCTATGATTTCGTCAACGTGACATTCTTTCTCGCCGCGCGATGGGTGGCGGCCGGGCTTCTCGCCAATCTGGATGAGCTCACCTCTGATCCAAATCTCACGCCCCCGGACTGGAATCCGAAGGACTTCGTCGATGGCGCACAGGTACCTTACCGCGACGCCAAGGGCACGACCTACGGCTATTCCTGGGAAGGCGGCGCCATGGTGATGGGCTTGTCGCGCATGGATTTGATGGAGAAGAAGGGGCTCAAGATACCGAAGACGTTCGCCGAATTGCAGCAGGTTTGCGCCGAGATCAATGGCACCGGCAATGTCAACGGCATCGTCAGCTTCCAGCTTCATCACTGGTGCCTGCCGCCCTACATCCAGGGTTTTGGCGGCAATGTTTTCCGCAATCCGCCAGCCGACATCATGCCGACACTGAATACACCGGAAGCGATCCAGGCGGTCGAATATTATGCGACGCTCCTGAAGAGCGCGCCACGCGGCGTCCTCACCTACACCGAAGACCAGGCGCGCCAGTCGCTGCTGACGGGGCGCTCCAACATCTTCATTCATTCCAGCTCCTGGATCACGCCGACGCTGCTCTCGGATGAAAGCAAGGTGAAGGACACCGCACGCATCGTCCGGATGCCCGCCGGCCCTGTGCACGATTTTCCAGCCTCGAACAGCCAGGGGCTCGGCATTCCCAAAAACGCCAGGAACAGGAAAGCGGCGTGGGAGTTCATCAAGTGGGCGCTCAGCCCGGAAATCTCGATGCGTTTGTTCAAAGAGCACGGCCACTCGTCGGTGTGCCGCCGGTCCGTGATCGAAAGCGAGACCTATCGCAAGCTGAACACGGTCAACGGCCAGGATCTCGGCGCGCTCTATCTCGAAGTGCTGGAGCTTCCGGCCAAGGGCGAAAATTACATGGCCTATCGCACGGTGAAGGAATTCCCCGTGGTCGGCGATGTCATCAACAAGGCCGTCGAGCAGGTCGTGACGGGACAGCTCACCGGCGCTGCCGCCATGAATGCCGCGCAGGAACAGGCAGTCGCCAATTTGCGCCGTTCCGGAACCGCGCTTTGA
- a CDS encoding carbohydrate ABC transporter permease has protein sequence MRWALAPSLIVLFAIAALPAFYLLVTSLTPFQLVNPGSSTDFTAPLRNYRLLPGDPRFVNSLLVQAKLSFWGVLFQVLLGTLLALLLHTQSRFVEFVRTFFLIPIVLPPIVVAVIWKLIYTPDISPIYYAASLLNITMPSLTSSVDFALTFNHHCRHLGVAALYLPDGAGGAANHSR, from the coding sequence GTGCGCTGGGCGCTGGCGCCAAGTTTGATCGTTCTCTTCGCGATTGCTGCGCTGCCGGCGTTTTACTTGCTGGTGACCAGCCTGACGCCGTTTCAACTGGTCAATCCCGGCTCCTCGACCGATTTCACCGCGCCGTTGCGGAATTACCGCCTGCTTCCGGGGGATCCGCGCTTCGTCAATTCGCTGCTCGTGCAGGCGAAGCTGTCCTTCTGGGGCGTGCTGTTTCAGGTGCTGCTGGGCACGCTGCTCGCGCTGCTGCTTCATACGCAGTCGCGCTTTGTCGAATTCGTCCGTACCTTTTTCCTGATTCCAATAGTGCTGCCGCCGATCGTGGTGGCCGTGATCTGGAAATTGATTTACACGCCCGACATCAGCCCGATCTACTACGCCGCAAGCCTGCTCAATATCACGATGCCATCGCTGACCTCCAGCGTCGATTTTGCTCTGACGTTCAATCATCATTGCCGACACCTGGGAGTGGCTGCCCTTTACCTTCCTGATGGTGCTGGCGGCGCTGCAAACCATTCCCGATGA
- a CDS encoding carbohydrate ABC transporter permease, which produces MVLAALQTIPDEYSEAALVDGANKLQIFYYVTLPFITPILVISAMFRLIDSVKAFPLVFLLTGGGPGSVTEVTNYYAYLLAFDFNEIGYSSAVTIVMLLLVVAVSLGVMWMGRHREAMN; this is translated from the coding sequence ATGGTGCTGGCGGCGCTGCAAACCATTCCCGATGAATATTCCGAGGCTGCGCTGGTCGACGGCGCCAACAAGCTCCAGATATTTTACTACGTCACACTTCCCTTCATCACGCCTATCCTGGTGATCTCGGCGATGTTCCGCCTGATCGACAGCGTCAAAGCGTTTCCGCTTGTCTTCCTGCTGACAGGCGGCGGGCCCGGAAGCGTCACGGAGGTGACCAACTACTATGCCTACTTATTGGCGTTCGATTTCAACGAGATCGGCTATTCCAGCGCGGTGACGATCGTGATGCTACTCCTCGTCGTTGCGGTCAGCCTGGGCGTGATGTGGATGGGCCGTCATCGGGAGGCGATGAATTGA
- a CDS encoding carbohydrate ABC transporter permease: MSGNSGRGPGRGRLVAIGVTLVVLLSPFLWLLQMSFKTNDMILQFPPLLIFKPTLENYTSLWHSAFSASFVNSLLSASLSTALALLLGVPAAYALSRWAGRGKHALGFAILVTRMAPPIAFTIPFFLFYRWIGLLDTVTGLVLVYTSFNLPLVIWMMQPFFDTVPRSLEEAALVDGARTRTVFLHIVLPMVAPGIAATAILCFLYAWNDFFFALILTRTNARTAPVAVVNFMNYEGWEWGKIAAGGSLVMAPVLIFSLAVRRYLVSGLTAGAVKG; the protein is encoded by the coding sequence TTGAGCGGGAATTCCGGTCGCGGCCCTGGGCGGGGAAGGCTCGTCGCGATCGGCGTGACGCTGGTTGTGCTGCTTTCCCCGTTCCTCTGGTTGTTGCAGATGAGCTTCAAGACCAACGACATGATACTGCAGTTCCCGCCGCTCTTGATCTTCAAGCCGACGCTGGAGAATTACACCTCGCTCTGGCACAGCGCGTTTTCTGCCTCGTTCGTCAACAGTCTGCTGAGCGCGTCGCTCTCCACCGCGCTCGCACTTCTGCTCGGAGTGCCGGCAGCCTACGCGTTATCGCGATGGGCCGGGCGGGGAAAGCATGCGCTGGGATTTGCCATTCTCGTGACCAGAATGGCGCCGCCCATCGCATTCACCATTCCGTTCTTCCTGTTTTATCGCTGGATCGGTCTGCTCGACACGGTCACCGGACTGGTCCTGGTCTATACCAGCTTCAACCTTCCGCTCGTGATCTGGATGATGCAGCCTTTCTTCGATACGGTGCCGCGGTCGCTGGAGGAGGCGGCCTTGGTCGATGGTGCCCGAACCCGTACTGTGTTCCTGCATATCGTGCTGCCAATGGTTGCGCCAGGTATCGCCGCCACCGCAATCCTTTGTTTCCTCTATGCTTGGAACGATTTCTTCTTCGCGCTGATCCTCACCCGCACCAACGCGCGCACGGCGCCGGTCGCCGTCGTGAATTTTATGAACTATGAAGGGTGGGAGTGGGGCAAGATCGCTGCCGGCGGATCGCTCGTGATGGCGCCGGTCCTGATCTTTTCCCTCGCGGTACGCCGTTATCTGGTGAGCGGGCTGACGGCCGGCGCTGTAAAGGGCTAG
- a CDS encoding shikimate dehydrogenase family protein has protein sequence MRLPTGASRFVFILAHPAGHVSAPRYYSPYFRESGLDWHMVPLDIAPEHLAETIRTLANSRSVAGFNLTMPHKPAAFALCDTAGPAAEFEGVVNTIRIEGDGRLVGESFDGRGFMDAAREAGVFDSGRRCVVIGAGGAGRAICHALAAAGAKSIGILNETPGPVEILASKLRGQFPNLEISLQERFDDTGLLVNATSLGLNATDAMPTDPAKLPRDCAVFDIIAGRRTEFMEACAARGLRVVDGVAMIKHQLPLQTAFWRGET, from the coding sequence ATGCGGCTTCCGACTGGCGCCTCGCGCTTCGTTTTCATCCTCGCCCATCCGGCCGGGCACGTCAGCGCGCCGCGTTATTATTCGCCGTATTTCCGGGAAAGCGGGCTCGACTGGCACATGGTGCCGCTTGACATCGCGCCGGAGCATCTCGCGGAGACAATAAGGACGCTCGCGAATTCGCGCAGTGTCGCTGGATTCAACCTCACCATGCCTCACAAGCCGGCCGCGTTTGCGCTTTGCGATACGGCGGGACCCGCCGCAGAATTTGAAGGTGTCGTCAACACCATCCGGATCGAAGGCGATGGACGGCTGGTCGGCGAATCCTTCGACGGGCGCGGATTTATGGACGCCGCCCGCGAGGCCGGCGTTTTCGATTCCGGCCGCCGCTGCGTCGTCATCGGAGCGGGTGGCGCAGGCCGCGCGATTTGCCACGCGCTTGCCGCAGCCGGCGCAAAAAGCATCGGCATTCTCAACGAAACGCCCGGGCCGGTTGAAATTTTGGCGTCGAAACTACGCGGCCAGTTTCCCAATCTTGAAATCAGCCTTCAGGAGAGGTTCGACGACACCGGTCTGCTCGTCAACGCGACGTCGCTGGGACTTAACGCGACAGACGCCATGCCGACGGATCCGGCAAAGCTGCCGAGAGATTGCGCTGTGTTCGACATCATTGCCGGGCGCAGGACCGAATTCATGGAGGCCTGCGCCGCCCGCGGCCTCCGGGTAGTCGACGGTGTTGCTATGATCAAACACCAGCTTCCGCTCCAAACCGCGTTCTGGCGAGGTGAGACATGA
- a CDS encoding aldose 1-epimerase family protein: MNIDHHRLRNKEIAATVLAHGAELCSLTDAQGFELLWQAGPEWPRHAPLLFPIVGRLKNDELHHRGKAYPMAQHGFARDHRFDWVSRESTSCKLVLNDNAETRIRYPFPFRLEVNYTLKGAGLDITLDVTNTGNEMLPASIGAHPAFHWPLLPGLAKEAYKLIFSNEESAPVRRLKDGLMRPMSEPTPIRGDTLSLSEKLFDDDAIILDQLASSAVSYAADHGPSIDVSWQGFRELGVWSKPGGARFLCVEPWHGFASPSEFDGEFIDKPGLMHISPAQKRSVNYRIRIG, translated from the coding sequence ATGAACATTGACCACCATAGACTGCGCAATAAGGAGATCGCTGCGACCGTCTTGGCGCATGGTGCTGAATTGTGTTCCTTGACGGATGCTCAAGGATTTGAACTGCTCTGGCAGGCCGGGCCGGAATGGCCGCGCCACGCGCCTTTGCTGTTTCCGATCGTCGGCCGCCTGAAGAACGACGAACTGCATCATCGGGGAAAAGCCTATCCGATGGCACAACACGGTTTTGCGCGCGACCATCGGTTTGACTGGGTATCGCGCGAGTCGACGTCCTGTAAGCTGGTCCTTAACGATAATGCCGAAACGCGCATACGCTATCCCTTTCCGTTTCGGCTGGAGGTCAATTACACGTTGAAAGGCGCCGGACTGGATATAACCCTCGACGTTACCAATACGGGTAACGAGATGCTCCCGGCGTCAATTGGCGCTCATCCGGCGTTTCATTGGCCATTGCTGCCAGGGTTGGCCAAGGAAGCTTACAAGCTCATTTTCTCAAACGAAGAGTCTGCACCGGTCCGTCGACTGAAGGACGGATTGATGCGCCCGATGTCGGAGCCGACACCCATACGCGGCGACACGCTCTCGCTTTCGGAAAAGCTTTTCGATGATGACGCGATTATTCTGGACCAACTTGCAAGTTCAGCCGTTAGCTACGCAGCCGATCACGGTCCATCCATCGACGTTTCTTGGCAGGGATTTCGTGAACTCGGTGTCTGGTCGAAACCCGGCGGCGCTCGGTTTCTCTGCGTCGAACCCTGGCACGGATTTGCAAGTCCGTCGGAATTTGACGGAGAGTTCATCGACAAGCCTGGGTTGATGCACATCTCTCCCGCGCAAAAGCGATCGGTAAATTACCGCATCCGTATTGGCTAA
- a CDS encoding BA14K family protein, with amino-acid sequence MHFGSGGLGGAQARHRLRGIQKASARYCAERWAYYNPVSGKYMGDDGEWHACR; translated from the coding sequence ATGCACTTCGGCAGCGGCGGGCTCGGCGGTGCTCAAGCAAGGCATCGGCTCCGTGGTATCCAGAAGGCGTCAGCACGCTATTGCGCCGAGCGTTGGGCGTACTACAACCCGGTGTCCGGGAAGTATATGGGCGACGATGGTGAGTGGCATGCTTGCCGATGA
- a CDS encoding zinc-binding dehydrogenase, translating to MHVFVNQSNDRHHIFTLSRGDRTGTLSPEDGCRRAGAAHVVATQEQDMVVEVMRITSDNGTRVAFDPVGGPALYQADRRIDQSGHRHICSALSEGDAPIPVLGTIRKMPTVKGYSIRLVAGDEARRKAAVEYVINGLTSGALKPIIDRTFKFDDMVEVQRYLENSGQFGKVVVTL from the coding sequence TTGCACGTATTCGTAAATCAATCGAATGATAGACATCATATATTCACGTTATCGAGAGGTGACCGAACAGGAACACTCTCGCCGGAAGATGGCTGCAGGAGGGCCGGCGCAGCACATGTCGTTGCGACCCAGGAGCAAGACATGGTCGTCGAAGTGATGCGCATCACGAGCGACAACGGCACGCGCGTTGCTTTCGATCCCGTAGGCGGACCCGCACTTTACCAAGCTGATCGCCGCATTGACCAATCAGGGCATCGCCACATCTGCAGCGCACTGAGCGAGGGTGACGCTCCGATCCCTGTGCTGGGGACGATCCGGAAGATGCCAACCGTCAAGGGATACAGCATCCGACTGGTAGCCGGCGACGAAGCACGCCGGAAGGCCGCAGTTGAGTACGTCATCAACGGCCTCACGAGTGGCGCTCTCAAGCCGATCATCGATCGTACATTCAAGTTCGACGATATGGTGGAAGTGCAGCGCTATCTGGAGAACAGCGGCCAATTCGGCAAGGTCGTCGTTACCCTTTGA